The Primulina tabacum isolate GXHZ01 chromosome 7, ASM2559414v2, whole genome shotgun sequence genome includes a window with the following:
- the LOC142550558 gene encoding uncharacterized protein LOC142550558: MLNRPILSGRIGKWSLALAEFTLTYYPQKSVKGQAIADFLADHPSLDEFIGEQVGFPVCGVEVRPWELKFDGSSTETAAGAGIVITSSRGVKTALSFNLDFPCTNNQAEYEALVIRLEILKDLGAKELLITGDSQLVLKQLSGEFKCTSLSLAPYYTVASQLLDEFE, encoded by the coding sequence ATGCTCAATAGACCCATTCTCTCCGGGCGGATTGGAAAATGGTCTTTAGCATTGGCCGAGTTTACATTGACATACTACCCCCAAAAATCAGTAAAAGGCCAAGCTATAGCCGATTTTTTAGCTGATCATCCTTCACTTGATGAGTTCATTGGAGAGCAGGTTGGTTTTCCAGTTTGTGGAGTGGAAGTTCGACCATGGGAGTTGAAGTTTGATGGATCAAGTACAGAAACAGCAGCTGGAGCTGGTATTGTGATCACCTCCTCAAGAGGTGTGAAAACCGCTCTATCTTTTAATTTGGATTTTCCATGCACCAACAATCAGGCGGAATACGAAGCATTGGTTATTAGATTGGAAATTCTGAAAGATTTAGGGGCGAAAGAATTGTTAATAACAGGGGATTCTCAGCTAGTACTCAAACAGCTGTCAGGGGAGTTCAAATGCACAAGTTTGTCCTTGGCTCCATACTATACTGTTGCATCCCAACTTCTAGATGAATTTGAATAA